From a region of the Mercurialis annua linkage group LG1-X, ddMerAnnu1.2, whole genome shotgun sequence genome:
- the LOC126654564 gene encoding glutelin type-A 1-like, giving the protein MKMDIDLSPRLAKKVYGGDGGSYHAWCPIELAMLREGNIGAAKLALEKNGFALPRYSDSAKVAYVLQGNGVAGIVLPEKEEKVIAIKKGDAIALPFGVVSWWYNKEDTELVVLFMGDTAKGHKSGEFTDFFLTGTNGIFTGFSSEFVGRAWDVDAKTVSSLVSTQSGKGIVKLPASFKMAEPVKEQRNGMVYNCEEAPLDVDIKNGGRVVVLNTKNLPLVAEVGLGADLVRLDGGAMCSPGFSCDSALQVTYIVRGSGRVQVVGVDGRRVLETTVKAGNLFIVPRFYVVSKICDPDGMDWFSIITTPNPIFTHLSGRTSVWKALSPEVLEASFGVSSEVEQLFRSKRTSDEIFFPPPN; this is encoded by the exons ATGAAGATGGATATTGATCTATCACCAAGATTGGCCAAGAAAGTTTACGGAGGAGACGGTGGATCATACCATGCATGGTGTCCCATTGAACTAGCTATGCTGCGCGAAGGAAACATTGGTGCAGCTAAGCTTGCCCTTGAAAAGAATGGCTTTGCTCTCCCTCGTTACTCTGATTCTGCTAAAGTTGCCTATGTTCTTCAAg GTAATGGTGTTGCTGGAATTGTTCTTCCTGAGAAAGAAGAGAAGGTGATTGCCATCAAGAAGGGTGATGCCATAGCTCTtccatttggagttgtttcatggTGGTACAACAAGGAAGACACTGAATTGGTTGTTCTTTTCATGGGTGATACTGCAAAAGGACACAAATCCGGGGAATTTACCGATTTCTTTTTGACCGGAACAAATGGTATTTTCACCGGCTTTTCCTCAGAATTCGTAGGCAGAGCTTGGGATGTTGATGCTAAAACAGTTAGCAGCCTTGTTAGCACCCAATCCGGCAAAGGCATTGTCAAGCTTCCTGCATCATTCAAAATGGCTGAACCCGTAAAGGAACAGCGTAACGGAATGGTGTATAACTGTGAGGAAGCGCCGTTGGATGTCGATATTAAGAATGGTGGAAGAGTTGTGGTGTTGAACACTAAGAATTTGCCTTTGGTTGCTGAGGTCGGACTCGGTGCTGATCTTGTTAGGTTAGATGGGGGTGCTATGTGCTCTCCCGGATTTTCTTGTGACTCTGCTTTGCAGGTTACATACATTGTTAGAGGAAGCGGACGCGTTCAAGTCGTTGGCGTCGATGGGCGGAGAGTGTTGGAAACTACCGTTAAGGCTGGTAATCTGTTTATTGTTCCGAGGTTTTATGTTGTTTCGAAGATCTGTGACCCTGATGGTATGGATTGGTTCTCGATTATCACCACCCCAAA CCCGATTTTCACCCATTTGTCCGGAAGGACATCTGTGTGGAAGGCATTGTCGCCTGAGGTGCTCGAGGCGTCATTTGGCGTGTCTTCTGAGGTGGAGCAACTTTTCCGCTCCAAGAGAACCTCTGATGAGATTTTCTTCCCACCACCAAACTGA